Proteins encoded in a region of the Stieleria neptunia genome:
- a CDS encoding V-type ATP synthase subunit D → MTLALNKTTLKRQRDQAKLYRRFLPSLELKRQQLQAAWRQSKQELAEIEAEVHRVGEELQSLYPLIGGSTIDIAEMAQWVRVAEVDIKTENVVGTSIPKFGQLRLEVDSYSRLAIPFWVDSLVAALKQMVGLRVRMKVAEKRTEALGAALRRVTQRVNLFDKVLIPQAEENIRRIVIFLSDQERAAVVRSKIAKSR, encoded by the coding sequence ATGACACTCGCGCTGAACAAAACGACGCTCAAACGGCAACGCGATCAAGCCAAACTGTATCGCCGGTTCTTGCCCTCGTTGGAGCTGAAACGTCAGCAGTTGCAAGCCGCGTGGCGACAGTCGAAACAGGAATTGGCGGAGATCGAGGCCGAAGTGCATCGTGTCGGTGAGGAGCTGCAATCCTTGTATCCGCTGATCGGCGGTTCCACGATTGACATCGCCGAAATGGCCCAATGGGTGCGAGTCGCCGAGGTGGACATCAAAACGGAAAACGTCGTCGGCACCTCCATCCCCAAGTTCGGCCAATTGCGTTTAGAAGTCGATTCTTATTCGCGTCTGGCGATCCCGTTCTGGGTCGATTCTCTGGTCGCAGCCCTCAAACAGATGGTGGGATTGCGGGTGCGAATGAAGGTTGCCGAAAAGCGAACCGAAGCATTGGGCGCGGCGCTACGGCGCGTGACCCAACGGGTGAATCTGTTCGACAAGGTGCTGATTCCCCAGGCGGAGGAGAATATCCGCCGAATCGTGATCTTTCTGTCCGACCAAGAACGCGCGGCCGTCGTGCGTTCCAAAATTGCCAAGTCACGTTAG
- a CDS encoding V-type ATP synthase subunit I, giving the protein MAIVPLHRVTLIGELKDRDRVVLELQRLGCVHLVDLVNDGSKPQGTAIGAEDLKAAIAYLDSCPEKRPPPSRSTRRGSATTVSDHGDVTRIAAEVLRIESESRELVDEQEDVAENIEQTRPWGDFRLPAADELRGQQFFFYRLMHREARQVPDSVRANGCVSVVHTDAEHEYWVIIAEHPPADMPCDPEELDPRPLSQLQSRSAEIGEQRERLQVQRIALTRWLDRLRRELAAIEDETARMNAKQRSLVDGPMFALQGWAPRGKLAALETFARENTLALHQRAPEMDELPPTLLSNPRPIAGAEGAVTFFMTPGYRSWDPTWVMFFSFAAFFAMILADAGYGVVLGCLVALSARRLGRTAAGRQFLQLAVFMVAVTIVYGLLIGSFFGVSPAPGSWLDRLVIKSGDHSIMQDREAMMLISATIGVFHLVLANAVVAWRWLGSGHALSSVGWVVALIGGWLLTLTMLPKPDVMALLAETLGGESAAWSETVAAGGWWMLGVGLVLVFFFSSTRPVFSSRPRDLLARCLDGALGLTGVTKAFGDALSYLRLFALGLASAQLALLFNEMASDASQVPGVGILLGLLVFLLGHTLNFVLAVVGGVVHGLRLTCIEFFSWSLTDEGQPFQAFEMRANK; this is encoded by the coding sequence ATGGCCATTGTTCCGCTGCATCGTGTGACCTTGATCGGTGAATTGAAAGACCGCGACCGGGTCGTGTTGGAACTGCAACGATTGGGTTGTGTCCATCTGGTTGATCTGGTCAACGATGGGAGCAAGCCCCAGGGGACGGCCATTGGTGCCGAGGACTTGAAAGCGGCGATCGCCTATCTGGACAGTTGCCCCGAAAAACGTCCCCCGCCATCACGATCCACGCGGCGCGGTTCGGCAACGACTGTGTCGGATCATGGTGATGTCACGCGAATCGCTGCCGAAGTCTTGCGGATCGAATCCGAATCGCGGGAATTGGTTGACGAACAGGAAGACGTGGCTGAAAACATCGAACAAACCCGTCCGTGGGGCGACTTCCGTTTGCCTGCGGCCGACGAGCTGCGCGGACAGCAGTTCTTCTTTTACCGTCTGATGCATCGCGAGGCACGCCAGGTCCCGGATTCCGTCCGAGCGAACGGCTGTGTCAGCGTGGTCCACACCGACGCGGAACATGAATACTGGGTGATCATCGCGGAACATCCGCCCGCCGACATGCCGTGCGATCCCGAGGAGTTGGATCCGCGTCCGCTGTCGCAACTGCAGTCGCGATCGGCTGAGATCGGCGAACAACGCGAACGGCTTCAAGTGCAGCGGATTGCGCTGACCCGTTGGTTGGATCGTTTGCGACGAGAGCTTGCGGCGATCGAGGATGAAACGGCGCGGATGAACGCGAAGCAACGCTCGTTGGTCGATGGCCCGATGTTTGCTTTGCAAGGCTGGGCGCCGCGCGGCAAACTGGCGGCGCTGGAAACCTTTGCTCGGGAAAACACCTTGGCGCTGCATCAGCGGGCCCCCGAGATGGACGAATTACCCCCGACGTTGCTCAGCAATCCGCGTCCGATCGCCGGTGCCGAGGGCGCCGTCACGTTCTTCATGACCCCCGGCTATCGCAGTTGGGATCCGACCTGGGTGATGTTTTTTTCCTTCGCCGCGTTCTTTGCCATGATCTTGGCCGACGCCGGTTATGGCGTCGTGCTCGGTTGCCTGGTGGCCCTGTCCGCCCGGCGGCTCGGCCGAACCGCCGCGGGACGTCAGTTCCTGCAGTTGGCGGTGTTCATGGTCGCCGTCACCATTGTGTACGGTCTGTTGATCGGAAGCTTTTTCGGCGTCTCCCCGGCACCGGGGAGTTGGTTGGACCGTCTGGTGATCAAGAGCGGTGACCACTCGATCATGCAGGACCGCGAGGCGATGATGTTGATTTCGGCGACCATCGGCGTCTTTCACCTGGTGCTGGCCAACGCGGTGGTCGCCTGGCGTTGGCTGGGCAGCGGACATGCATTGTCCTCGGTCGGCTGGGTGGTCGCCTTGATCGGCGGCTGGCTGTTGACGCTGACCATGCTGCCCAAGCCCGACGTGATGGCATTGTTGGCGGAAACGCTCGGCGGAGAGTCAGCGGCGTGGTCGGAAACCGTCGCCGCCGGTGGCTGGTGGATGTTGGGCGTCGGGCTGGTGTTGGTGTTTTTCTTTTCCAGCACGCGGCCGGTGTTTTCCAGTCGTCCCCGCGACCTGCTGGCGCGATGTCTCGACGGCGCCTTGGGGCTGACCGGTGTGACCAAGGCGTTCGGGGACGCACTCAGTTACTTGAGGCTGTTCGCCTTGGGGTTGGCGAGTGCTCAACTGGCACTGTTGTTCAACGAGATGGCGTCCGATGCGTCGCAGGTGCCCGGCGTAGGCATCTTGTTGGGGTTATTGGTCTTTCTGTTGGGCCACACACTGAACTTCGTCCTGGCAGTGGTCGGAGGCGTCGTCCACGGGCTGCGTTTGACCTGCATTGAATTTTTTAGCTGGTCCCTGACTGATGAGGGACAACCGTTCCAAGCCTTTGAAATGAGAGCGAACAAGTGA
- a CDS encoding ATP synthase subunit C produces the protein MDEPMVEMLGRIGIYAPLFLGAIGSILGCAAGGQAACGAMLDVEGGYGRLIGVSALPSSQTIYGIVVMLSMNGSFQIQAAPGMFAIGVLCGLALLFSGWFQGKCCASAIHATKSKPEVFGLSVAPAAIVEGFAVFAFVFALILAGGLPAAAGGS, from the coding sequence ATGGACGAACCGATGGTGGAAATGTTGGGCAGGATCGGAATCTATGCCCCGCTGTTTCTGGGGGCGATCGGCAGCATCTTGGGCTGCGCCGCCGGGGGCCAAGCCGCGTGCGGAGCGATGCTGGATGTGGAAGGAGGCTACGGGCGACTGATCGGTGTGTCCGCGCTGCCGTCCTCACAAACCATTTATGGAATTGTCGTGATGCTGTCGATGAACGGCAGTTTCCAGATCCAAGCGGCCCCGGGGATGTTTGCGATCGGAGTGCTGTGCGGACTGGCGTTGTTGTTCAGCGGCTGGTTCCAAGGCAAATGTTGTGCGTCGGCGATTCACGCGACCAAGAGTAAGCCCGAAGTCTTCGGGCTCTCGGTGGCACCGGCGGCGATCGTCGAAGGCTTCGCCGTGTTCGCGTTCGTCTTTGCATTGATCCTGGCGGGCGGATTGCCCGCAGCGGCTGGAGGGTCCTGA
- a CDS encoding DUF2764 family protein → MQSYYTLIASLPQLPRAFDDGPIPISAAALRHRLSMLGHHDRQIVQQVSDFFRWDRQPRDRSDVEIRETHRRLVVEIRHPLVARLVHHRFEMRMLVAALRCQRDGSPPPVFPELPLAVWIQRHWDEPCFRLNDRFHWLPRFCQSLDDHQPRRAQWHLFTELWNHWSRWNDHYNFSFESVVLYVARWEILHRWASQDVDRGRQRFNALVDDLLQTGGVNC, encoded by the coding sequence ATGCAGTCCTACTACACGCTGATCGCATCGCTGCCGCAGTTGCCGCGCGCGTTTGATGACGGGCCGATCCCGATCTCCGCGGCCGCGTTGCGGCACAGGCTATCGATGCTCGGTCACCACGACCGGCAAATCGTTCAACAGGTTTCCGACTTCTTTCGTTGGGACCGTCAGCCACGCGACCGCAGCGACGTCGAAATTCGCGAGACGCACCGCCGGCTGGTTGTCGAGATCCGTCATCCCTTGGTCGCCCGGCTGGTTCACCATCGATTTGAAATGCGGATGCTGGTCGCGGCACTGCGATGCCAACGCGATGGATCGCCGCCGCCCGTGTTTCCCGAATTGCCCTTGGCCGTCTGGATCCAACGGCACTGGGATGAACCTTGTTTTCGGCTCAACGACCGGTTCCATTGGCTGCCCCGGTTCTGCCAATCGCTCGATGACCATCAACCGCGACGGGCCCAGTGGCACCTGTTCACGGAGCTGTGGAATCACTGGAGTCGTTGGAACGATCACTACAATTTTTCCTTCGAGTCGGTGGTGTTGTACGTGGCGCGATGGGAGATCCTGCATCGTTGGGCAAGCCAAGACGTCGATCGTGGCAGACAACGATTCAACGCCTTGGTCGATGACCTGCTGCAAACCGGTGGGGTAAATTGCTGA
- a CDS encoding V-type ATP synthase subunit A: MNATANDQDSATAKVLGVNGNIVRIEVSGGRIMKNEVAYVCVGDERLKAEVLRVNGDQAELQVFEETDGVRFGDKVELSGEMLSVSLGPGLLGTIYDGLQNPLSDLAELDGFFLKRGRDVAALDPGRRWDFTPVCQVGDQVVAGQVLGTIPEKNIVHKVMVPFDASGTMTVQAIAEGRWRTDATVATLTDSKGRPMRIPLVQTWPVRRPISALMQQQRLIEREFPSQPLITTTRIIDTFFPIARGGTACIPGPFGAGKTVMQGLIARYSTVDVVIVVACGERAGEVVETIHDFAQMPDPRTGGKLMDRTIIICNTSSMPVAAREASIYTGITLGEYYRQMGLDVLLLADSTSRWAQAMRETSGRLEEIPGEEAFPAYLDSAIKELYERAGVLRMADGQTGSLTLIGSVSPAGGNFEEPVTQSTLGTVKCFLGLSYDRAYKRFYPAIDPLISWSRYRDQLESFFKSEVDPHWTAGVSAMHQLLRDGESIDQMMQVTGEEGISIEDYVTHQKAMFLDMVYLQQDAFDPVDVSVPLERQKETFLLCQKLINDEYAFEDKEQARVFFTELTGLFKNLNTAKTDSDDFKRFRKRISELQATALVVDAS, translated from the coding sequence ATGAACGCTACCGCCAACGATCAAGACTCTGCCACCGCCAAGGTCTTGGGGGTCAACGGAAACATCGTTCGCATCGAAGTGTCCGGCGGACGGATCATGAAGAACGAGGTCGCCTACGTGTGCGTCGGTGACGAACGTTTGAAAGCCGAAGTCTTGCGGGTCAACGGCGACCAGGCCGAATTGCAAGTCTTTGAAGAAACCGACGGCGTGCGTTTCGGTGACAAGGTCGAGTTGTCCGGTGAGATGTTGTCGGTGTCACTCGGTCCGGGGCTGCTGGGAACGATCTATGACGGCTTGCAAAACCCGCTCAGCGATCTGGCCGAGTTGGACGGTTTCTTTCTCAAACGTGGCCGCGACGTCGCGGCGCTCGACCCGGGCAGACGGTGGGATTTCACACCGGTGTGTCAGGTCGGCGATCAAGTCGTTGCCGGTCAGGTGCTGGGGACCATCCCCGAAAAGAACATCGTTCACAAGGTGATGGTTCCCTTCGATGCGAGCGGTACGATGACGGTCCAAGCGATCGCCGAAGGCCGCTGGCGGACCGACGCGACGGTGGCCACGTTGACGGATTCCAAGGGCCGCCCGATGCGGATCCCGCTGGTCCAAACGTGGCCCGTTCGTCGACCGATCTCGGCGCTGATGCAGCAACAGCGGCTGATCGAACGGGAGTTTCCGTCACAGCCACTGATCACCACCACGCGAATCATCGACACGTTCTTTCCGATCGCCCGTGGCGGGACTGCCTGCATCCCCGGGCCGTTCGGGGCCGGGAAAACCGTGATGCAGGGATTGATCGCGCGGTACAGCACCGTCGACGTGGTGATCGTGGTGGCCTGTGGCGAGCGGGCGGGCGAAGTCGTTGAAACGATTCATGACTTTGCCCAAATGCCGGATCCGCGAACCGGCGGAAAACTGATGGACCGCACGATCATCATCTGCAACACCTCGTCGATGCCCGTCGCCGCCCGTGAAGCGTCCATCTACACCGGCATCACGCTGGGCGAATACTATCGGCAGATGGGGCTGGACGTGTTGCTGTTGGCCGATTCAACCTCGCGTTGGGCCCAGGCGATGCGGGAAACCAGCGGACGGTTGGAAGAGATCCCCGGCGAAGAGGCGTTTCCGGCTTATTTGGACAGTGCGATCAAAGAACTCTACGAGCGTGCCGGTGTGTTGCGGATGGCCGACGGCCAAACCGGCAGTTTGACCCTGATCGGATCGGTTTCGCCCGCCGGCGGCAATTTTGAAGAACCGGTCACCCAGTCGACCTTGGGAACAGTCAAGTGCTTTTTAGGATTGTCCTATGACCGCGCCTACAAACGGTTTTATCCCGCGATCGATCCGTTGATTTCGTGGTCCCGCTATCGCGATCAGCTGGAATCGTTTTTTAAATCCGAAGTCGACCCGCATTGGACCGCCGGTGTTTCGGCGATGCACCAACTGTTGCGAGACGGCGAGAGCATCGACCAGATGATGCAGGTCACCGGCGAAGAAGGCATTTCGATCGAAGACTACGTGACGCATCAAAAGGCGATGTTCTTGGACATGGTGTACTTGCAACAAGATGCCTTCGACCCGGTCGACGTCTCGGTGCCGCTGGAGCGACAAAAGGAAACGTTCTTGCTCTGCCAGAAACTGATCAACGACGAGTACGCATTCGAAGACAAAGAGCAAGCCCGAGTGTTCTTCACCGAACTGACCGGGCTGTTCAAAAACCTAAACACTGCGAAAACCGACTCCGATGATTTCAAACGGTTTCGCAAGCGGATTTCCGAACTCCAAGCCACCGCATTAGTCGTCGACGCAAGTTAA
- a CDS encoding carboxypeptidase-like regulatory domain-containing protein — MTIHKTALAFLSVLGLAMSHVVVASDATDREWTHRQTGKSVRATLLEVDLHRGVARFLDAHDRELHARLADLSDQDLTFIRSSQTLDVQQRFVTVLQSEDVTISGTVKDRNGNPAKNVSVRAVRQDEPDIVLDRDITDPDDGSYRLKIATNVDLRQVRLDFVPLLPGLVPGTDEQLKSDEGQTINKVLDGVPASSGGAAPAAVEAMGDSADGVPPREMRIQVAPMQRAELRPMLSEDRAQDELKQIFDNLLTMEEFLQRTELKDQVDDDDIQLRNRILEYLEAVKTLPQIRPGSGRIYNSVANKIRYLREEYGLTAFDQVSPCPVPGVSSAQVVCPTIRVCHPVCRPVCPPRTRPLFRRFLCQ; from the coding sequence ATGACGATACACAAGACCGCGTTGGCGTTTCTTTCCGTTTTGGGGTTGGCGATGTCGCACGTGGTGGTTGCGTCGGACGCAACCGATCGAGAGTGGACGCATCGTCAAACTGGCAAATCGGTTCGGGCGACCCTGTTGGAGGTGGATCTGCACCGTGGCGTGGCGCGATTCCTTGATGCCCATGATCGAGAGCTGCATGCGCGGCTCGCCGACCTGTCCGACCAGGATCTCACGTTCATCCGATCGAGCCAGACACTCGACGTACAGCAGCGATTCGTGACGGTACTTCAATCGGAGGACGTCACGATTTCCGGAACGGTCAAGGATCGCAACGGCAATCCGGCTAAGAACGTGAGTGTTCGTGCGGTGCGGCAGGACGAACCCGATATCGTGTTGGATCGCGACATTACAGATCCCGACGATGGCAGCTATCGTTTGAAGATCGCCACGAACGTGGATCTCCGTCAGGTGCGGCTCGATTTTGTCCCGCTCTTGCCGGGCTTGGTACCGGGAACGGACGAGCAATTGAAAAGCGATGAAGGCCAGACCATCAATAAGGTTTTAGATGGAGTGCCCGCTTCCTCCGGCGGTGCCGCACCAGCGGCCGTCGAAGCGATGGGGGACAGTGCTGACGGCGTCCCACCTCGCGAGATGCGAATCCAGGTTGCACCGATGCAACGCGCAGAGCTTCGGCCGATGTTGTCCGAAGACCGGGCCCAAGATGAACTGAAGCAGATCTTCGACAATCTGCTGACCATGGAGGAGTTTCTACAGCGAACCGAACTCAAAGATCAGGTCGATGACGACGACATCCAGCTTCGCAATCGAATTCTTGAGTATCTGGAGGCGGTGAAAACACTGCCCCAAATTCGGCCCGGTAGCGGACGCATCTACAACAGTGTTGCCAACAAGATTCGCTACCTTCGTGAAGAGTACGGGTTGACGGCCTTTGATCAAGTCTCCCCATGCCCGGTCCCTGGAGTCTCTTCTGCGCAGGTGGTTTGTCCGACCATCCGCGTTTGTCACCCCGTCTGTCGACCCGTTTGTCCGCCAAGAACGCGGCCTCTGTTCCGCCGCTTCCTTTGCCAGTAG
- a CDS encoding MBL fold metallo-hydrolase, translated as MLVETIAEFHGDDWNAVLDKQWTDALNYAAAIMQQSPHESSAPSFIRLCGRGFIPLILHRNAPNEKTSTMTDTDQPDAAPQPRFRVSILPVTPLQQNCSIIWSTETKQAAIVDPGGDADQIIAAVEELGVDVSAIWLTHGHIDHVGAAGPLKKKFGVPIIGPNAKDQFLLDSVEAECGKYGIVGATNVTPDRYLNEGDKVELSGIEFDVYECPGHTPGHIVLVQPDDAFAFVGDVLFCGSVGRTDFPYGSTEDLIESIVQKLWPLGKQIQFLPGHGPVSTFGQERLNNAFVADSVLGIEDQ; from the coding sequence GTGCTGGTCGAGACAATCGCAGAATTCCACGGTGACGACTGGAATGCCGTACTGGACAAACAGTGGACCGATGCATTGAACTATGCCGCGGCGATCATGCAGCAGTCGCCCCACGAATCGTCAGCCCCGTCATTCATCAGATTGTGTGGCCGCGGTTTCATTCCCCTGATCCTTCACCGAAACGCCCCGAACGAAAAAACGTCAACGATGACCGACACCGACCAGCCCGATGCCGCCCCGCAACCCCGTTTCCGCGTCAGCATCCTGCCGGTCACGCCGCTTCAGCAGAATTGTTCGATCATCTGGTCGACCGAAACGAAACAAGCCGCCATCGTTGATCCCGGCGGCGATGCCGATCAAATCATCGCGGCCGTCGAAGAACTCGGTGTCGACGTGTCGGCCATCTGGCTGACACACGGTCACATCGATCATGTCGGCGCGGCCGGCCCGCTGAAGAAGAAGTTTGGTGTCCCGATCATCGGCCCGAATGCGAAAGATCAGTTCTTACTCGATTCCGTCGAAGCCGAATGTGGCAAGTACGGCATCGTGGGCGCGACCAACGTCACGCCCGATCGTTACTTGAACGAAGGCGACAAGGTCGAACTGTCGGGCATCGAGTTTGACGTCTACGAGTGCCCGGGCCATACCCCCGGTCACATCGTGCTGGTGCAGCCCGACGACGCCTTCGCCTTCGTCGGCGACGTGTTGTTCTGCGGCTCGGTGGGACGTACCGATTTCCCCTACGGCAGCACCGAAGACCTGATCGAATCGATCGTCCAAAAACTCTGGCCGCTGGGCAAACAGATCCAATTCCTGCCCGGCCACGGACCGGTCTCCACCTTCGGCCAAGAACGTCTCAACAACGCCTTCGTCGCCGACTCAGTGCTCGGCATCGAAGACCAATAG
- a CDS encoding CAP domain-containing protein: protein MKSRLILLAAFALTSVAIAQGGAFDEVNAWRRAAGLPQLIEDPAMTEFAKRKAEYRAARGLKNGHQGPSVPAGWTEGCGEATESWGWLTCATECDFRYAGAGLAIGADGERYMVFVGRGGSGRALIDPNRYPIIKTSHLTPKPLRVAASRVTSRVADSTPKRCPKCGRVH, encoded by the coding sequence ATGAAATCACGTTTGATTCTTCTCGCCGCATTCGCACTGACTTCCGTTGCCATCGCCCAGGGTGGCGCCTTTGATGAAGTCAACGCGTGGCGCCGCGCCGCCGGGTTGCCGCAATTGATCGAAGACCCCGCGATGACCGAATTTGCCAAACGTAAAGCCGAATACCGCGCCGCACGGGGGCTCAAGAACGGGCACCAGGGCCCCTCGGTTCCGGCCGGTTGGACGGAAGGTTGTGGGGAAGCAACGGAATCCTGGGGTTGGCTGACCTGTGCGACCGAATGCGATTTCCGCTACGCCGGAGCAGGGCTGGCGATCGGCGCCGACGGGGAGCGGTACATGGTCTTTGTCGGGCGTGGCGGCAGCGGCCGGGCGCTGATCGATCCGAATCGTTACCCGATCATCAAGACGTCGCATCTGACCCCCAAGCCGTTGCGTGTGGCGGCATCGCGCGTGACCTCGCGGGTGGCCGATTCCACACCCAAACGCTGCCCGAAGTGCGGCCGAGTCCACTAG
- a CDS encoding SDR family NAD(P)-dependent oxidoreductase has protein sequence MTLEILANADRRQVVLVTGASVGLGLAIGHRLLEEQRRRRIHIVLTARESSLSRFGEQGIAQCDDVWIRPLDVTNADQRQSLVDEISSKLGGVDILINNAGVAYRSCVEHVTEPERLHQMNINFRSPIELTRCVLPGMRKKRCGKIINISSVGGMMAMPTMSVYSASKFALEGASEALYYEVKPWNVSVTLVQPGFMRSDAFEKVPYTMMGAEASANCDNDYHEHYHHMERFIAMAMNRALATPDSVAKKVLRVMRRKSPPLRVYGSVDAVMFSWMRRTMPSRAYNWLLYRNLPKVRQWGRR, from the coding sequence ATGACCCTGGAGATCCTCGCAAACGCCGATCGTCGTCAGGTCGTGCTGGTGACGGGAGCTTCGGTCGGCTTGGGGCTCGCGATCGGACACCGGCTGCTGGAGGAGCAACGGAGGCGGCGGATCCACATTGTTCTGACGGCAAGAGAATCATCACTATCGCGATTCGGCGAGCAGGGGATTGCCCAATGCGATGACGTATGGATTCGCCCGCTCGATGTCACCAACGCCGACCAACGGCAGTCGCTAGTCGACGAGATCTCGTCCAAGCTCGGTGGTGTCGACATTCTGATCAATAACGCGGGTGTCGCCTATCGTTCCTGTGTCGAACACGTGACCGAACCGGAACGCCTGCATCAAATGAACATCAACTTTCGCTCCCCCATCGAACTGACACGTTGTGTCTTGCCGGGCATGCGAAAAAAACGGTGCGGAAAGATCATCAACATTTCCTCGGTCGGCGGCATGATGGCGATGCCGACCATGTCCGTTTATTCGGCTTCAAAGTTCGCTTTAGAAGGGGCCAGTGAGGCGCTCTATTACGAAGTGAAACCATGGAATGTCTCGGTGACACTTGTCCAGCCCGGGTTCATGCGGTCCGACGCGTTCGAGAAAGTGCCCTACACGATGATGGGTGCCGAAGCCTCGGCGAATTGCGACAACGACTATCACGAGCACTACCATCACATGGAACGATTCATTGCAATGGCGATGAATCGGGCGCTCGCCACTCCCGACTCGGTGGCGAAGAAAGTGCTTCGGGTGATGCGGCGAAAGTCTCCACCGCTGCGGGTCTACGGAAGTGTCGACGCGGTGATGTTTTCCTGGATGCGACGTACCATGCCGAGCCGGGCGTACAATTGGCTGTTGTACCGCAATCTTCCCAAAGTGCGTCAGTGGGGACGGCGTTGA
- a CDS encoding RNA polymerase sigma factor: protein MTRNRRVTVSEFCRFPTTRWTLVRGACDRVSEDQRQALNEVLSQYWPAIRAHLVIRKGVDPNDADDLVQSFVTDSVLDSDLLAAADQDRGKFRSLLVKSLENYLANQLRRRNAKKRQAERAVSLSDETLSNQNATTNTPDKISETAWAQETLAIVLQQMKDECHADGREDLWTVFQGRILGPILDGAEPTPYDEIVRRGAFESTTQAQNALVTAKRMFCRTMRSLLQGRGAAEADVDAEIRDLEQCLSAY, encoded by the coding sequence ATGACTCGCAATCGACGCGTGACGGTGAGTGAATTTTGTCGTTTTCCGACCACGCGGTGGACATTGGTGCGGGGGGCGTGCGATCGGGTCAGCGAAGATCAGCGTCAGGCACTCAACGAGGTCTTGAGTCAATACTGGCCTGCGATTCGCGCGCATCTGGTGATTCGAAAGGGAGTCGACCCGAACGACGCGGACGATTTGGTGCAGAGCTTTGTGACTGATAGCGTGCTCGACAGTGACCTGCTGGCGGCGGCCGATCAAGACCGCGGCAAATTCCGCTCCTTGCTCGTCAAATCGCTCGAAAACTACTTGGCAAACCAACTGCGTCGCCGCAACGCCAAGAAACGCCAGGCGGAACGGGCCGTCAGCCTGAGTGATGAGACGCTTTCGAATCAGAACGCGACGACCAACACGCCCGACAAGATCAGCGAAACCGCTTGGGCTCAAGAAACACTGGCGATCGTTCTTCAGCAGATGAAGGACGAATGTCACGCAGACGGCCGCGAAGACCTGTGGACCGTCTTCCAGGGTCGGATCTTGGGGCCGATTTTGGATGGGGCCGAACCGACACCCTACGACGAAATCGTACGACGCGGCGCGTTCGAGTCGACGACCCAGGCGCAAAACGCTCTGGTCACCGCCAAACGGATGTTCTGTCGAACGATGCGATCGTTGTTGCAGGGCCGTGGTGCAGCCGAAGCGGACGTCGATGCCGAAATCCGTGATTTGGAGCAGTGTCTCTCGGCGTACTAA